A window of the Pungitius pungitius chromosome 3, fPunPun2.1, whole genome shotgun sequence genome harbors these coding sequences:
- the rcbtb2 gene encoding RCC1 and BTB domain-containing protein 2 — protein sequence MLEVGKWPVFALLPPEELRLIRQACVFGSAANEALYVTVNEEVFALGTNCSGCLGLGDLQSTIEPRRIDVLCGKKIVSLSYGTGPHVVITTADGEVFAWGHNGYSQLGNGTTNHGLTPALVSTNLIGKRVTEVACGSHHNIALTTDGEVFAWGYNNSGQVGSGSTVNQPTPRRVSSCLQNKVVVNIACGQLCSMAVLDNGEIYGWGYNCNGQLGLGNNGNQQTPCRIAALQGVNIVQVACGYAHTLALTDEGMVYAWGANSYGQLGTGNKSNQALPTLINTDKERMVEVAACHTSHTSAAKTQSGQVLMWGQCRGQAVASPHVTHFSSTDDVFACFATPAVTWHLLSVDGDDYLTVAQSLKREFDSPEISDLKFLVDGKCIHVHKALLKIRCEHFRALLNESDEDAVEVHQFSYLVYRAFLEYLYTDTINLPPEDAIGLLDLATYYRETRLKRLCQETIKRGISEENAVTLLSAAVKYEARDLEEFCFKFCVNHLTAVTQTQAFADMDHDLLKNFISKASRYGAFKN from the exons ATGCTGGAAGTGGGGAAGTGGCCCGTGTTCGCGCTCCTTCCTCCTGAAGAACTACGGCTCATACGGCAGGCTTGTGTCTTTGGCAGTGCTGCCAATGAAGCGCTCTATGTCACAGTAAATGAGGAG GTCTTCGCTCTGGGCACCAACTGCAGTGGCTGTTTAGGCCTCGGAGACCTCCAAAGCACCATTGAGCCGCGCCGGATTGATGTGTTGTGTGGAAAGAAGATCGTGTCCCTAAGCTATGGAACTGGACCACACGTGGTTATCACTACTGCAG ACGGAGAGGTGTTTGCTTGGGGCCATAACGGCTACAGCCAGCTGGGCAATGGCACCACCAACCACGGGCTGACCCCCGCCCTGGTGTCCACCAACCTCATCGGCAAACGAGTGACTGAGGTGGCCTGTGGCTCCCACCACAACATTGCCCTCACCACTGATGGAGAG GTGTTCGCGTGGGGCTACAACAACTCGGGCCAAGTGGGTTCGGGGTCTACGGTCAACCAGCCGACACCGCGGCGGGTCAGCAGCTGCCTGCAGAACAAAGTGGTGGTGAACATAGCCTGTGGTCAGCTCTGCTCTATGGCCGTACTGGACAATGGAGAG ATCTATGGTTGGGGCTACAATTGCAATGGACAGCTTGGGTTGGGCAACAATGGGAACCAGCAGACCCCCTGCAGGATCGCTGCTCTCCAAGGTGTCAACATTGTCCAG GTTGCCTGTGGATACGCGCACACGTTGGCACTCACGGACGAAGGGATGGTTTACGCCTGGGGAGCAAACTCGTATGGGCAGTTGGGGACAGGCAACAAGAGTAACCAAGCTCTCCCCACCCTAATAAACACCGACAAGGAGAG gatggtggaggtggctgCATGTCACACCAGCCACACGTCCGCTGCCAAGACGCAGAGCGGCCAGGTTCTGATGTGGGGTCAGTGTCGAGGTCAGGCCGTGGCCAGCCCCCACGTGACCCATTTCAGCAGCACGGACGACGTGTTCGCCTGCTTCGCGACCCCGGCGGTCACGTGGCACCTCCTCTCAGTAG ATGGCGATGACTACCTGACCGTTGCCCAGTCTCTGAAGAGGGAGTTTGACAGCCCGGAGATTTCCGACCTCAAGTTCTTGGTTGACGGGAAGTGTATCCATGTCCACAAAGCGCTGCTGAAGATCAG GTGTGAACATTTCCGTGCACTGCTCAACGAAAGTGACGAGGATGCCGTAGAAGTTCACCAGTTCTCGTACCTGGTGTACCGAGCCTTTTTGGAGTACCTCTACACAGACACCATCAACCTGCCACCAGAGGATGCCATCG GCCTGCTGGACTTAGCCACATACTACCGGGAGACCAGGCTCAAGAGGCTGTGCCAGGAAACGATCAAGAGAGGCATTTCCGAGGAGAACGCCGTCACTCTGCTCTCTGCCGCTGTCAAGTATGAGGCGCGG GACCTGGAGGAGTTCTGCTTCAAGTTTTGCGTCAACCACCTAACGGCTGTCACGCAGACCCAGGCCTTTGCAGACATGGACCACGACCTGCTCAAGAACTTCATTAGCAAAGCCAGCCGCTACGGGGCCTTCAAGAACTGA
- the lpar6a gene encoding lysophosphatidic acid receptor 6a, protein MYNGTLPPNNPYQPWAVNNSANTSTCDKNDGFKYPLYSTVFSIVFVVGLITNVVAIYIFTCTLKLRNETTTYMINLVVSDLLFVFTLPLRVFYFINQNWPFGSTLCKVSVSLFYTNMYGSMLFLTCISVDRFLAIVYPFRSRALRTKRNAKIVCVAVWVLVLSGSLPTGFMLQTTSHDKNKTNAIFCFENFSSNQWKAHLSKMVIFIETVGFIIPLLLNVCCSIMVLHTLRRPQTVGRGGKLNKKKILRMIIVHLFIFCFCFIPYNVNLVFYALVRTKTLKGCFVESVVRTIYPIALCIAVSNCCFDPIVYYFTSETIQNSIKRKSQGNRSIDVKFSEALQSEASSNLQCSLRHLKAKVFHNESSV, encoded by the coding sequence ATGTACAACGGTACCCTCCCTCCCAACAACCCTTACCAGCCCTGGGCTGTAAATAACTCGGCAAACACCTCTACCTGCGACAAGAACGACGGCTTCAAATACCCGCTGTACAGCACCGTCTTCAGCATTGTGTTTGTGGTGGGACTGATCACCAATGTCGTGGCCATTTACATATTCACCTGCACCCTGAAGCTGAGGAACGAGACAACGACCTACATGATAAACTTGGTTGTGTCTGACTTGCTGTTTGTCTTCACGCTGCCTCTGAGGGTCTTCTACTTCATCAACCAGAACTGGCCTTTTGGAAGCACGCTCTGCAAGGTCTCCGTCTCGCTCTTCTACACCAACATGTATGGCAGCATGCTCTTTCTCACCTGCATCAGCGTGGATCGCTTCCTAGCCATTGTGTATCCTTTTCGCTCAAGGGCACTCCGGACCAAGCGCAACGCCAAGATAGTGTGCGTTGCCGTGTGGGTGTTGGTGCTGTCCGGGAGTCTCCCCACAGGGTTCATGCTGCAGACCACCTCGCACGACAAAAACAAGACCAACGCCATTTTCTGCTTCGAGAACTTCTCCTCCAATCAGTGGAAAGCTCACCTGTCCAAGATGGTGATTTTCATAGAGACGGTTGGCTTCATCATCCCGCTTCTACTCAACGTGTGTTGCTCCATCATGGTGCTGCACACTCTGCGTCGCCCCCAGACGGTCGGGCGTGGCGGGaagctgaacaaaaaaaagatcttgCGCATGATAATTGTGCACCTGTTCATTTTTTGCTTCTGCTTCATCCCCTACAATGTAAACTTGGTTTTCTACGCTTTGGTCCGCACTAAAACTTTAAAAGGCTGCTTTGTGGAGTCGGTGGTCCGGACGATCTACCCGATAGCCCTCTGCATCGCTGTGTCCAACTGCTGCTTTGATCCCATTGTTTACTATTTCACCTCGGAGACCATCCAGAACTCCATCAAGAGGAAGTCTCAGGGGAACCGTTCGATTGATGTCAAGTTCTCAGAGGCGCTGCAGTCAGAAGCCAGCTCAAACCTTCAGTGCAGCTTGAGACATCTCAAAGCTAAAGTCTTCCACAATGAGTCATCAGTGTGA